The Pantoea sp. Aalb genomic interval ATATCTTTACTGAAAGCAGCAGGATATATCACTGCAAAAGCTGTTTTTTCCCCATTAGATTTACCTTTATTTGATAATTCAGCAATGGATGGATATGCTATTCAACAAATTAAAAATATAAAATTAAATCATTTAATGCAAATTATTGGTATAGCTTATGCTGGTAAACCATTTGAAAATAAATGGCCCCCTGATACTGTAATTCGTATTATGACTGGAGCGCCAATTCCAAATAAATGCGATGCTGTAATAATGCAGGAAAATATTCAAAAATTTGGAAATAAAATTTCAATTAATACTCCAATATATAAAGGACAAAACATTCGTTATAAAGGTGAAGATATACAGATTGGCAACCAAATTCTTGACTCTGGTATACGACTAGACTCTACTGAACTAACTTTATTAGCATCCCTCGGGATCAATAAAGTAAGTGTAATACGTAAATTACGTGTTGCTATTTTTTCTACTGGTAATGAATTACAGATATTAGGTAAACCATTATTAAAAAATCAAATTTATGATATTAATCGTTTTATTATATCATTAATGTTAAATAAACTAAATTGTAAAATTATTGATCTAGGCATTATTCGAGATCATCCAAATGAAATTCGTTATATTTTTAATAAAGCTGATCGCCTAGCTGATATAGTAATATGTACTGGTGGGATATCAGTAGGAGATACGGATTTTACTAGAATGATTTTACAAGAAATAGGCGATATTACTTTCTATAAATTAGCTATAAAACCAGGTAAGCCATTTGCTTTTGGTCGTTTAAAAAATAGTTGGTTTTGTAGTCTTCCAGGTAATCCAGTATCTGCAACAGTTACTTTTTATTACTTAGTTCAGCCAATTTTAAAGCATCTCGCAGGAAACACTAAATATACTATGCCGTTACGACAAAGGGCAATTACAATGAACTACTTAAAAAAAACCCCTGGAAGACTTGATTTTCAACGTGGTGTTTATAGTCAAGATGAAAATGGACTATTAAAAGTATCAAGTACTGGTATACAAGATTCACATATATTCAGATCATTAACAATGGCTAATTGTTTTATTATATTAGAACGTGAGCGTGGTAATGTTAATCCTGGTGAATGGGTAGAGATTGAAGGATTTAATCGTCTTCTTAAAGGATAAGAATAAATATGAATAAGTTAAGTAATGAAGAGATAATACGCTATAATCGACAGATCGTATTACAAGGTTTTGATTTTGAAAAACAAGAAAAATTAAAAAGTTCTCATGTGCTAATAGTAGGACTTGGTGGACTTGGTTGTGCTGCTGCACCTTATCTAGCATCTTCTGGAATTGGATACCTTACTATACTTGATTTTGATACAATTAGCTTAAGTAATTTACAGCGTCAAATTTTATATAGCGATACAAAAATTGGTATACCAAAAGTTAATGTAGCAGCACAAAAATTAAAAACAATCAACCCATACTGTAATATAGAAATTATTAATGAACAATTAAATGAGACTTCATTTTCATGTCTGATTTCCAATCATGACGCAGTAGTGGATTGCACTGATAACATTAGAGCTCGTGAACAAATTAATCGTTTATGTTTTCAACATAGAGTACCACTTATTTCTAGTGCAGCTATTCGTATGGAAGGCTTATTAAGTGTATTTACTTGGAAGCCAGGTGAACCGTGTTATCGTTGTATTAGCAGATTATTTAATGAATATGAATTAAATTGCTTAGAAACTGGTATAATAGCTCCATTAGTTGGTGTATTAGGTTCAATGCAAGCACTAGAAACTCTTAAAGTATTAACTAAATTTGGTAAAACATTAAATGCACGTTTATTAATCTATGATGCCATGATCATGGAATTATATACAGTAAAGATAATACAAGATATTTATTGTGAAGTATGTGGTACTTGTAATCAGTAAAATTATATATATACTACTTAAATATTTTAATGCTTTTTTAAAAAAATTATGCAATTTATAATTGCAATTAAAATTAATAGTTATAATATAAATTAAATAAAAAATTGTATATTACTTTTTTAAAATAAATACCTTTATTTAATAAATAAATAAATTTATTTATTTATTTATTTATTTATTTATTTATTTATTTAAAATATAGTATTTTACCTTTATGCAATATAAATTTTAGTATCTTACAAATTTATATTATTTTTTTATTATTAATTACTAAAGAAATTAGCAGTATATTTTTAAAAAAAAATTAATGTAGCTTATGTATACATGTAAGTAATCTTGTTTATTAACTTTTAATTTTAAATATAACTACTTTTTTATAGTTTTAAATTGTTATAAATAACATGACAATAGTATTCATTATTGACCAATATAAATATGTATATGATACATATACTGTTAATTATTATATTAAGTAATATAAATTATTTAATTAAAAAATCTTCTAATCTTTTTCCTTTATCTAACGCTTTTTTAATAGTTGCCGGAGTTCTTCCTTGTCCAGTCCAAGATTTTTCCATACCTTTTTCATCAATATATAAATATTTTGCTGGACGTGGAACACGTTTAATATGTTTTTTATTGTTTTCTAGTGTACTAAGCAATTCTGTTAAATCAATACCATCAGCTAATAACATTTCACGGTATTTAGAAATTTTTTCTTCTTTTGTACGATTTTTGGCTTCTTTTGCTTTTATTTCTTCTCGACGTTCACTTATTACTATAGTTAATTTATCTAAGATTTCTTCTAAATCGGCTAAAAGAAGTTCACGTGATTGGGCACGTAATGTACGAATATTATTTAAAACTTTAAATGCATTACTCATCACAATATCCTTACCTAAAGATTTTTAATAAACAATTTAGTAATAAAATTAACTATTTTAAGATTTAAACATATCCAATTTTAAATTAAAATATACATATTTTCTGAATATATATTAATATAATTATATATGTTATTTTAATTTTAACACTTAGCTTTTAATAAATATGACTGGATATTCTTTCTATTATTGATGCATTTATTAATGAATTAATCAATGCTAAAAAAAGAAAAGTATCTATGTAATTTATAAAATAAATTTATTAAAAATAGAAACACATAAGTAAAGATAAAAATATAATTAGTTTTCTAAAAAAATAATTATATTTAATATACTTATATTATTAATTTTAAAATACAGTTTATTATTAATACACACTACATTTTAGTATGAATACATTTTT includes:
- a CDS encoding molybdopterin-synthase adenylyltransferase MoeB, producing the protein MNKLSNEEIIRYNRQIVLQGFDFEKQEKLKSSHVLIVGLGGLGCAAAPYLASSGIGYLTILDFDTISLSNLQRQILYSDTKIGIPKVNVAAQKLKTINPYCNIEIINEQLNETSFSCLISNHDAVVDCTDNIRAREQINRLCFQHRVPLISSAAIRMEGLLSVFTWKPGEPCYRCISRLFNEYELNCLETGIIAPLVGVLGSMQALETLKVLTKFGKTLNARLLIYDAMIMELYTVKIIQDIYCEVCGTCNQ
- a CDS encoding H-NS family nucleoid-associated regulatory protein; protein product: MSNAFKVLNNIRTLRAQSRELLLADLEEILDKLTIVISERREEIKAKEAKNRTKEEKISKYREMLLADGIDLTELLSTLENNKKHIKRVPRPAKYLYIDEKGMEKSWTGQGRTPATIKKALDKGKRLEDFLIK
- the moeA gene encoding molybdopterin molybdotransferase MoeA — protein: MQFLTTKLISFEEAQQKIYEQIQPINDHIKISLLKAAGYITAKAVFSPLDLPLFDNSAMDGYAIQQIKNIKLNHLMQIIGIAYAGKPFENKWPPDTVIRIMTGAPIPNKCDAVIMQENIQKFGNKISINTPIYKGQNIRYKGEDIQIGNQILDSGIRLDSTELTLLASLGINKVSVIRKLRVAIFSTGNELQILGKPLLKNQIYDINRFIISLMLNKLNCKIIDLGIIRDHPNEIRYIFNKADRLADIVICTGGISVGDTDFTRMILQEIGDITFYKLAIKPGKPFAFGRLKNSWFCSLPGNPVSATVTFYYLVQPILKHLAGNTKYTMPLRQRAITMNYLKKTPGRLDFQRGVYSQDENGLLKVSSTGIQDSHIFRSLTMANCFIILERERGNVNPGEWVEIEGFNRLLKG